The Mycobacterium sp. EPa45 genomic interval ACGTGACGAAGATGTTCCAGGTGAAGATCGGCATCCGGAACATCGTCATGCCGGGGGCGCGCATGCAGACCACCGTGGTGATCATGTTGACGGCACCGAGAATGGTGCCCAGACCACCGACGGCGACGCCCAGGATCCACAGGTCGGCACCGGCGCCCGGGCTGTGCATGGCATCCGACAGCGGGACGTAGACAGTCCAGCCGAAGTCAGCCGCACCGCCCGGCGTGATAAACCCACCAAGAGCAATCAGAGCCCCGAAGACGAACAGCCAGAACGACAGCGCGTTCAGCCGCGGGAAGGCGACGTCGGGGGCACCGATCTGCAGCGGCAGCACCAGGTTGGCGAAGCCGAACACGATCGGCGTCGCATAGAACAGCAGCATCGCGGTGCCGTGCATGGTGAACAACTGGTTGTACTGCTCATTCGACAGGAACTGCAGGCCCGGCACGGCCAATTCGGCGCGAATGAACAACGCCATCAAGCCACCGATGAAAAAGAAGCTGAAACAGGCGACGCAATACATGATGCCGATCAGCTTGTGATCGGTGGTCGTAACGAGCTTGTAGATCAGATTGCCCTTGGGGCCGGTACGGGCCGGAAAGGGACGGCTGGCCTCGAGTGTTCGCAGTTGAGGTGCTTCAGCTGTCATGACCTGCTCCGAACTCGGGCAGTGGTGTGGACTTTGTCCCTGTCACGGAATCCGCAGGAGCTGTGTGTGCTTCGTCGATGTCGTGGTCGATCACGCAGGCCTCCAATCGCTTTCGACGTCACCCGTGAGTCGATGCCGTCAGTGCCTGACCCTGCACTCCACGTCCACGACCTACCAGGGAACAAGGTCACCGATCAAATAGGACCGAGTCACTACAATTCGGGCCTTGGCCTGGTGGATCAGTCGAGTTTGACGGGCAGCTGAATAGCGAGCGCCCTCGACTACTGGCGCCGCTGCCCCCGGCAGTGAGCCTCGATAGGCGTTGATCGAATCGGCATCGATCGCTATGTGGCCGATCTGGCACCCGAACGTTATGGATTGCTGCTCGCCGGGGTCGGCGTTCAATGTCAGTGTCAATGCGTGGCATCCCAGAAGACAGCCAAGACCCATAGCCAGCTAGCAGCTCGGTGCGGCGCGGTGGCGTCGATCGGGGCAGCGGTCATCCACTTCGCTGTAACGCCGATGCACTGGCAAGACTGGATGCCGTCCGGGCTGTTCTTCGCATCGATCGCGGTGTTCCAGCTGCTCTGGGGATTCCTCGTGTGGTCACGACCGACGGCGTTGCTACTCATCGCCGGCGTCCTCGGCAATGCCGGTTCGGCCGCGTTGTGGGTGATGTCACGAACCGCAGGTGCGCCTATTGGCCCCAACGCCGGTGAGCCGGAGGCCGTGGAGGCGGCCGGCATCTGTGTGCTCTTGCTTCAGTGCTACGTCGTCATGGGTGCCGGGTGGGCGTTGTCTCGACGTTATCGCACCGACGAAGTTTCGGGGTGGGGGCGGGCTCTGGTGTTGTTGGGCGCCAACACCGTTATGGCCGGCGCAGTCACGGTCGGCCTGGCGTCGACCCTCCAAGGCCACCACCATCACCATGGTGCCGAAGCCGAGGCCGGACAGGAGCCGGCTCACACCACGCACATGGAAGGGCATCCGCACCATGCGGACCCCACGGTTCCGCCCGGTGGCGGACCGACCCAACCCTCGCCTGCAGCGGTGCCGGGCGAGCCGGGGCGACCGGTGACGGACATGAAGCTGAATACTCACAGTGATCAACCCAGTACCGACCCGCCTCGATCGGCTCCCACACCGGGGCCCGAGGCCGACGGTCACCAGCATCATCACGACGACTGAGATCGCGACAACGGCAAGGGCCGGCGCTCAGTGGTCGTGCTCGAAGAGCACCAGCGTGTGCACCAGCGAGCCATCGACGAAGTAGGCCCGGCAGTCGAAGTGGTCTTGGAGTGTGGAGCCGACTTCGGTGGGCGCATTCACCACACCCGAGACGTTCAAGACGGTGATACGTGATCTGTCGACACCCTTGAGGGACTCTTCCAGCGTCAGGGAGAATTGGTCTCGCCCGTCGGCGTCAAGGCTGGTCGCTTCGGTGCGGACGTCGGAAAGACGGGCCGTGGATGCGGACACCAATCGCTTGAGTACCTCTGCCTGGCAGCGATCCTGTGCTGACTGCTCAGCTGTAGGGCGGGTGTCGCTCGATCTCCACGGCGGCAGTGCGCCTGTGGAGATGGCGACGGCGACGACCGCCGCGCCTACCAGGACGAGAACGGCCGTCACCACGAGTCGGCTCCGGTTCCCGTGGTGATCACCGAGGATGCGTTTCACGATCTCCTACCGACAACCCTTGTGCTCCTAGGGCCCTGTGCGTTCTCCACGAGATATGCCCGGCGCCGTCTCGATCGAAGCGTGCAACTGCTCGCCGAAGGCTAGCGAACCGAACTTCTTCATCGAATCTTCACAGAACCACTAGGTCACCCCTATCCAATCCCGGGACGCTCGAAGGCGGATCGAGATGCCGGACCGATGAAAGGGATGCGCTGTGAGTAGGACAAAGATCGTGGTGACCGGAGTGGCTGCGCTGGCCGCGGTGGCCACCATCGGCGCGTGTAGCAACTCAGCCAACAACCAGGCATCATCGACGGCGCCGTCGTCCGCCCAGAGTTCTCCGGCGGCGCCGGCAGCCGCGCACAACCAGGCCGACATGATGTTCGCCCGGATGATGATTCCTCATCATCAGCAGGCTATTCAGATGAGCGACATGATCTTCGCCAAGCAGGGCATCGACCCCCGTGTCATCGACCTGGCCAAGCAGATCAAGGCCGCGCAGGGTCCGGAGATCGACCAGATGCAGGGTTGGTTGAACCAATGGGGCATGCCCGGGATGAACGGCATGCCCGGCATGAACGGTATGCCGGGCAACGCGCCGTCCGATCATGGCAACATGCACGGCTCCGACACCGCTACGGCATCACCCACGAGCACCGCGACCATGCCCATGCCCAGCGGTTCGATGATGCCGGGCATGCCGGGTATGGATGACATGCCCGGTATGGACGGGATGATGTCGCCGGCTGATATGCAGGCACTGCAAACAGCCCAGGGCGTCGAGGCCAGCAAGTTGTACCTCACTCAGATGATCAAGCACCATCAGGGCGCAATCACGATGGCGCAGAACGAGATCAAGAACGGCCAATACGCCGACGCCGTTGCGCTGGCCAAGTCGATCGCGACCAGCCAGCAGAAGGAAATCGACACCATGAACCAGATCCTGAGCAGCCTGTAGGAATCCACGAGGCCGGCGCGCACCCCCGTGGTCCGGCATGACGGGTGAGCACTCGATGCCGCGGAGGGGCATTCGGCGCCTCTGGGGACGTCGTCCACCGATGTCGCTGAGGCGCGGTCGGAACTTGAGGGAAACTTCACAGAACCAACACCAAACCCCTGTGGGCCCAGCGCAGTCTAAGAGGTGAGACTTCGGAAGACGGGATTGGTGATGCCTCGCAAGCCATTTGCCGCCGCACCCATGACACGGCGCGGCTTTCTCGCGGCCGGCGTCCTCGGTGGCGCCGCGTTGGTGGCGTGTAGTCGTTCCACCCGTCCCGGTGCGCCGAGTGGCACCACCGCGGCCGACGCGATCGCCGAGGCCGAGGCGGGCCGCCCGCATAGCGGCAAGACGGTCACTGCGCGCTTGGCGCCGGGGACGGCCGACATCGACCTCGGCGGGACCAAGGCGCGCACCCTGACCTACAACAAAGTGCTTCCCGGGCCGCTGATCCGGGCCAATGTCGGTGACGAGATAGCGGTCACGGTCGACAACGGACTCGACCACCCGACATCAGTGCACTGGCACGGCATCGTCTTGCGCAACGATATGGACGGTGCCGCGCCGGCCAGCCCCGACATCGCGCCCGGTTCCAGCTTCACCTACCGGTTCAGCTCTCCGTATCCGGGAACCTACTGGGCCCACCCGCACGCCGGCATGGACACCGACTACGGCCTGTACGTGCCGGTCATCATCGATGACCCCACCGACCCCGGCCGTTACGACGCCGAGTGGGTCGTGATCCTCGACGACTGGACCTCCGGCGTGGGAACCAGCCCCGACGAGATCTACAGGGGCCTACGCTCGATGAGCGGGCGCGGTGGCTCCATGCCCGGGATGCCCGGCATGGGCCAGATGCCCGGGATGCCAGGTATGGGCCAGATGCCCGCAACGCCGGGCGTGGGCGGGGCAGGGCCCAGCGATCTGCTCGGCGGCGACGGTGGCGACGTGAGCTACCCGTACTACATCATCAACGGGCGCATCCCTGCCGCGGCGACGGCGTTCAGTGCAAAGCCGGGACAGCGCATCCGAATTCGCATCATCAACGCCGCCGCTGACACTGCGTTCCGGGTCGCCCTGGCCGGGCACCGCATGACGGTCACCCATACTGACGGCTTCCCGGTGGTGCCCACCGACGTCGATGCCATCCTGCTGGGCATGGGGGAGCGCTACGACGTGATTGTGACGGCCGCCGACGGTGTGTTCCCGCTCGTGGCCTCCGCGGAAGGGAAGGATGCCGTCGCGCGCGCCCTGCTCACTACGGGAGCCGGCAGCCCGCCGGACTCCGCGTTCCGGCCGCGGGAACTCGCCGGTCGCGTCGGCACCGTCGACACCTTCACTGCCACACCGCAAGTCCAGCTCCCGACCCGTAGCGATGTCGACCTTCAGGCCCGCCTGTCGGGCACGATGATGCACTACAACTGGCTGATCAACGGCCAACCCTACGACCACACGGTCCCGCTGACCATCCATCAGGGTCAGCACGCCACCTTGACCTTCACCAACGCAACCATGATGTGGCATCCGATGCACCTGCATGGACACACCTTCCAGGTCGTCAAACCCGACGGCAGCGCGGGCCCGCGCAAAGACACCCTCATCGTCAAACCGATGCAAACGGTGGCTGTCAAGCTCGTCGCGGACAATCCTGGAATCTGGATGTTGCACTGCCACAACGGCTATCACATGGAGGCCGGCATGATGACCACCCTCGACTACACCGGCTGAGACCGCTCAGCCCACAAACGTGGAAGACAACGAGAGGAAAGGAGCAGGTCCCATGATGTTCTGGTCCGACCACGACATGAGCGGATGGGGGTACGCGGGCATGGCAATCGGGATGGTTCTGTTTTGGATCCTGATCATCGTCGCCATCATCGCACTGGTGCGCTTCAGCACGGGTGGTGCGCAGACTCCTACCGTTCTTCAGCCACCGCCATACCCCGAGTCACCAGAGCAGCTTCTTGCTGCCCGGTTCGCGCGCGGCGACATCGAAGAAGCCGAATACCAACAGCGCCTGGCTGTGTTGCGTGGCGGCACACCCCGCTGACGCCCGCAGAGAGATAGGGCGTTTGACTAATGACGGGGGCACACCTGACCTACGCAGCAGTGATGCGCGAGATCCGACGACAACATTTCGCGGTACTCGCCACCAGCGACGCGGCCGGCCGGCCGGCGTCCGCCGGCATAACCTACGGCGTCTCCAATTCAGGCACCACCATGTATCTGATGACCCGCCGTCATCTGCAGAAGGCCCGCAACATCGTTGCGAATCCACGAGTCTCGCTCGTCGTACCCACGCCTCGGCGGCTGTTGTGGTTCGTTCCTCCCGCCACCATGCAACTCACCGGACACGCCCGGGTGATCGACTGGACGGACCAGGAAGGAACCCGCATCTTCTCTGAGTTCTGGCTGGGGAGACGTATTTTGGATAGTTACCGCAGTCTTCATGTGCGCGGAGAGAGTCGCATCGCGTTTCTGCGTATCGAGCTCGAACCGGTGATCCACACCTACATGGTGGGCACGTCGGTGTGGCGGGTGCGCACCAATATGGAAGCCGGCGCATCAACCGTCATC includes:
- a CDS encoding DUF305 domain-containing protein; amino-acid sequence: MSRTKIVVTGVAALAAVATIGACSNSANNQASSTAPSSAQSSPAAPAAAHNQADMMFARMMIPHHQQAIQMSDMIFAKQGIDPRVIDLAKQIKAAQGPEIDQMQGWLNQWGMPGMNGMPGMNGMPGNAPSDHGNMHGSDTATASPTSTATMPMPSGSMMPGMPGMDDMPGMDGMMSPADMQALQTAQGVEASKLYLTQMIKHHQGAITMAQNEIKNGQYADAVALAKSIATSQQKEIDTMNQILSSL
- a CDS encoding multicopper oxidase family protein; translation: MPRKPFAAAPMTRRGFLAAGVLGGAALVACSRSTRPGAPSGTTAADAIAEAEAGRPHSGKTVTARLAPGTADIDLGGTKARTLTYNKVLPGPLIRANVGDEIAVTVDNGLDHPTSVHWHGIVLRNDMDGAAPASPDIAPGSSFTYRFSSPYPGTYWAHPHAGMDTDYGLYVPVIIDDPTDPGRYDAEWVVILDDWTSGVGTSPDEIYRGLRSMSGRGGSMPGMPGMGQMPGMPGMGQMPATPGVGGAGPSDLLGGDGGDVSYPYYIINGRIPAAATAFSAKPGQRIRIRIINAAADTAFRVALAGHRMTVTHTDGFPVVPTDVDAILLGMGERYDVIVTAADGVFPLVASAEGKDAVARALLTTGAGSPPDSAFRPRELAGRVGTVDTFTATPQVQLPTRSDVDLQARLSGTMMHYNWLINGQPYDHTVPLTIHQGQHATLTFTNATMMWHPMHLHGHTFQVVKPDGSAGPRKDTLIVKPMQTVAVKLVADNPGIWMLHCHNGYHMEAGMMTTLDYTG
- a CDS encoding SHOCT domain-containing protein, which produces MMFWSDHDMSGWGYAGMAIGMVLFWILIIVAIIALVRFSTGGAQTPTVLQPPPYPESPEQLLAARFARGDIEEAEYQQRLAVLRGGTPR
- a CDS encoding pyridoxamine 5'-phosphate oxidase family protein; the encoded protein is MREIRRQHFAVLATSDAAGRPASAGITYGVSNSGTTMYLMTRRHLQKARNIVANPRVSLVVPTPRRLLWFVPPATMQLTGHARVIDWTDQEGTRIFSEFWLGRRILDSYRSLHVRGESRIAFLRIELEPVIHTYMVGTSVWRVRTNMEAGASTVIRS